In one window of Acidobacteriota bacterium DNA:
- a CDS encoding TonB-dependent receptor — translation MMKERILRVRLAAILCALFLIGATRAVAQNVNTGSIRGTVTDQQGGVVPGVQVTILNTLKQVSQRTMTDSSGTYSVPYLAPGAYSVTFAKDGFQTLVRNGIQLNLDQVAQIDGQLAVGSATSKVTVTSAAPLLETQTSARTTMLTSETIQALPLAGWTEFNLDVLSPGLSTSTARSVGIDPGNYIYGATSTFGFNGTRNFSGNYVLDGGTAVFAGGGNPGFYKPPLDAVQEYNISASTFSARYGGGVNVINMVTKSGANQFHGSAAYFNNNDALGARNFFAKKRTPAKWSDWSGSIGGPIVRDKAFFFFSYEGVRGGNPSARFITLPTPAELNGDFSAPGLPTIYDPATTTVVNGQAVRQPFPGNKIPADRIDPVAAAISKYWPAPNLSGLVNNNYSLGGFSIKEKTFDSKVDYYPSAKHRITGTFFYSNDPETFSGPIPGPACYGNCGSIINRGPQATLGETWTISPNLINDFRFTFLHVYNPWAIPSLGLDLPTKLGLKNVPNSVFPNVLVSGAIPTQIDAGINFVQSQQSVVPSDTLSWIKGRHEISIGTEYAKHQLNNAQPAWDSGTFNFSGLFTRNMSTPGSGIGLADFLLGLPEAYSLHVGLHSGQRQWSFAQFIQDDFKVTPNFTLNLGLRYQIESGWSEVFDRNSNFDPHLNNPATNTPGALVFADQGAFHALQNTKYALFAPRLGFAWSPRMNWAVRGGYGIFFIPALGGPYSNQGPPGYDLLANQIVTDQVTPIFTLSQGPAPYTFPSASARTASALNGNSITYYLPDNPQQYVQQFQLGIQHELKGGILVDMAYVGSKGTHLGYRRDINQVPQNLLGPGNAQLLRPFPQYLGISSWLNDANSIYHSLQLSANKKFSHGVSLITNYTWSKAIDESSCDYDFGAGCQVQISAQPGSNRGISLTDVPQRWMGSFVYELPVGQGRRFLNQGGVVNAILGGWDTSSIITLESGVPITVTVGGPNLSNSLAGNWYPNRLANGNLPSGQGTIQRWFDTSAFVTPSPFTFGNSGRDILRGPHYRNVDFSLSKNFILPLKSERPKLTIRADFLNIFNHPNFGLPNSTLGSSAFGTIRSALMPRQIQLGARIQF, via the coding sequence ATGATGAAAGAGCGCATCTTGCGGGTCCGTCTGGCCGCGATTCTGTGCGCGTTATTCCTGATTGGGGCGACTCGTGCCGTCGCGCAGAACGTAAATACGGGGTCGATTCGTGGTACCGTCACCGACCAGCAGGGCGGTGTGGTGCCCGGGGTTCAGGTAACGATTCTCAACACACTTAAGCAAGTCAGCCAGCGAACGATGACTGATTCCTCGGGAACTTACAGTGTGCCTTACCTTGCACCGGGGGCATACTCAGTCACGTTTGCTAAGGATGGATTCCAAACGCTGGTTCGGAATGGAATTCAGCTGAACCTGGATCAGGTGGCTCAAATCGACGGGCAGTTGGCTGTCGGTTCAGCAACCAGCAAGGTCACCGTTACATCGGCAGCGCCACTACTGGAGACTCAGACCTCGGCTCGAACAACTATGCTCACCAGCGAGACAATTCAGGCCCTTCCGCTCGCTGGCTGGACAGAGTTCAACTTGGACGTCTTATCACCAGGGCTCTCAACGAGCACCGCACGGTCTGTCGGTATCGATCCGGGGAACTACATCTACGGAGCCACCAGCACCTTCGGCTTCAACGGCACACGAAATTTTTCCGGTAACTATGTGCTGGACGGCGGCACGGCAGTTTTCGCGGGTGGCGGCAATCCTGGCTTTTACAAACCACCTCTGGACGCGGTGCAGGAGTACAACATCAGCGCCAGCACCTTCAGCGCGCGTTATGGAGGCGGGGTTAACGTTATCAATATGGTCACCAAGAGTGGGGCGAACCAGTTTCATGGCTCGGCTGCGTATTTCAATAATAATGACGCGCTTGGAGCGCGCAATTTCTTCGCGAAGAAAAGGACGCCCGCCAAATGGAGCGACTGGTCGGGAAGTATCGGCGGCCCGATTGTCCGCGACAAGGCTTTCTTCTTCTTCAGCTATGAAGGTGTAAGGGGAGGTAATCCCTCAGCTCGATTTATTACCCTTCCGACGCCGGCAGAGCTGAACGGAGACTTTTCGGCGCCAGGATTGCCGACGATTTACGATCCGGCCACCACCACGGTTGTGAACGGGCAGGCCGTGCGGCAGCCTTTTCCGGGGAACAAAATCCCGGCGGACCGGATCGATCCCGTCGCAGCCGCCATTTCGAAGTACTGGCCCGCACCGAACCTTTCCGGCCTGGTTAACAATAATTACAGCCTCGGCGGGTTTTCAATCAAAGAGAAGACGTTTGATTCCAAAGTGGATTACTATCCTTCTGCGAAGCACAGGATTACGGGGACCTTCTTCTACTCCAACGATCCTGAGACCTTCAGTGGGCCGATTCCCGGACCTGCCTGCTATGGGAATTGTGGCTCCATCATCAACCGGGGGCCCCAGGCGACCCTCGGCGAAACCTGGACTATTAGCCCCAACCTAATTAACGATTTTCGCTTCACCTTTCTCCATGTGTACAATCCCTGGGCAATCCCTAGCCTGGGTCTCGACCTTCCTACTAAACTAGGCCTCAAGAATGTTCCCAACTCGGTTTTCCCGAATGTCCTCGTTAGCGGAGCTATTCCAACTCAGATCGACGCAGGGATAAACTTTGTTCAATCCCAACAAAGTGTTGTACCCTCTGATACCCTCAGCTGGATCAAGGGCCGACACGAGATCAGCATTGGGACTGAGTACGCGAAGCATCAGCTTAACAATGCCCAACCGGCTTGGGATTCTGGGACGTTTAATTTTAGCGGGCTCTTTACCCGTAACATGTCCACGCCTGGATCTGGGATTGGCCTCGCGGACTTCCTATTAGGCCTACCGGAAGCGTATTCACTTCATGTTGGGCTCCACTCGGGGCAACGGCAATGGTCCTTTGCCCAGTTTATCCAGGACGACTTCAAAGTCACGCCCAATTTCACTCTAAACTTGGGATTGCGGTATCAGATTGAATCCGGGTGGAGTGAGGTGTTCGATCGTAACTCCAATTTTGATCCTCATCTGAACAACCCCGCAACGAATACCCCCGGAGCGCTGGTGTTTGCGGATCAGGGCGCGTTCCACGCTCTGCAGAATACCAAATATGCTCTGTTCGCTCCTCGTCTGGGGTTTGCATGGTCGCCGCGTATGAACTGGGCCGTTCGGGGTGGTTACGGAATCTTCTTTATCCCTGCGTTGGGAGGCCCTTACTCTAACCAGGGCCCTCCAGGTTACGATCTTCTCGCGAATCAAATCGTAACCGATCAGGTGACCCCCATTTTTACGCTGTCGCAAGGGCCGGCGCCGTACACGTTTCCGAGCGCGTCAGCTCGGACCGCCTCCGCTTTGAACGGAAACAGCATTACGTATTACCTTCCTGACAATCCTCAACAATACGTCCAACAGTTCCAGTTGGGCATTCAGCACGAATTGAAAGGGGGTATTTTGGTTGATATGGCCTACGTTGGCTCCAAGGGAACTCACCTCGGATACAGACGAGACATAAACCAAGTACCACAAAACCTATTGGGACCTGGCAACGCCCAATTGCTGCGTCCGTTTCCTCAATATCTAGGAATTAGCAGCTGGCTCAACGATGCGAATTCGATCTATCACTCCCTGCAGCTCAGCGCGAACAAGAAGTTCTCGCACGGGGTGTCTTTAATAACTAACTACACGTGGTCGAAAGCGATCGATGAGTCTTCATGCGATTACGATTTTGGGGCCGGCTGTCAAGTACAAATCTCCGCACAACCGGGTTCAAACCGAGGCATCTCCCTTACGGATGTGCCGCAACGGTGGATGGGATCTTTCGTTTATGAACTCCCGGTTGGGCAAGGGCGGCGTTTCCTGAACCAAGGCGGTGTGGTCAATGCCATCTTGGGTGGTTGGGATACATCCAGCATCATCACCCTTGAATCGGGGGTTCCCATTACGGTGACGGTCGGAGGCCCAAACCTGAGCAATTCTCTGGCAGGAAATTGGTATCCCAACCGGCTTGCGAATGGAAATTTGCCCAGCGGCCAAGGAACCATTCAGAGATGGTTTGACACGAGCGCCTTCGTGACCCCATCGCCCTTCACTTTTGGTAACAGTGGAAGGGACATTCTGCGCGGTCCACATTACCGAAACGTTGACTTTAGTCTCTCGAAAAACTTCATTCTTCCCCTTAAGAGTGAGCGGCCAAAGCTGACCATCCGGGCGGACTTCTTGAACATCTTCAACCACCCCAACTTCGGCCTGCCCAACTCTACTCTAGGGTCAAGCGCCTTCGGAACTATTAGAAGCGCACTCATGCCTCGCCAGATCCAATTGGGAGCGCGCATACAATTCTGA
- a CDS encoding M20 family peptidase: MSLRLVLDHESLFTTLADLVSINSVNPQYAGGPGEAALAAYVGDYLTRNDISFKLQPVFDGRPNVIARLEGRPGGRTLILEAHMDTASELGMSRKPFEPVREGNRMFGRGACDAKGGLAAMLHALKVLRDAKLQPKASVVLVAAVDEEFSFRGIAKFLENEVKADGAIVAEPTSLDIVIASKGVLRWRLRTHGRAAHSSKPHLGINAVAKMAKVIVAVEERFPPLFEKRRHQLVGSPTLNVGIISGGIQVNQVPDSCVIEIDRRLIAGETKESVRGEFESFLAELRAHDPELEVEVEAPTIEDYPLETPVTERIVQVVMGVSQEVAGRGRAIGVPYGSDASKLAKAGIPAVILGPGSIDQAHAAEEFVELDQVALAAEIYARAILEF, translated from the coding sequence ATGAGTCTGAGGCTTGTTTTGGATCACGAATCCCTCTTCACGACCCTCGCAGATCTGGTTTCCATTAACAGTGTCAATCCCCAATACGCGGGCGGTCCGGGAGAGGCTGCCTTGGCCGCCTACGTCGGCGATTACCTGACCAGGAACGATATCTCCTTCAAGCTTCAGCCCGTATTCGACGGACGTCCTAACGTGATTGCCAGGCTTGAGGGGCGACCGGGCGGCCGCACCCTGATCTTGGAAGCCCACATGGATACGGCTTCCGAGCTGGGTATGAGCCGCAAGCCTTTTGAACCGGTGCGCGAGGGCAATCGGATGTTCGGCCGGGGTGCTTGTGATGCGAAGGGCGGCCTCGCCGCGATGTTGCACGCCTTGAAGGTCCTGCGTGATGCGAAGCTTCAACCCAAGGCATCGGTTGTTCTCGTTGCGGCTGTGGATGAGGAATTCTCCTTCCGTGGGATCGCCAAGTTTCTTGAAAATGAGGTGAAAGCAGATGGTGCGATCGTGGCGGAACCCACAAGTTTGGATATCGTGATTGCTTCCAAAGGTGTGCTGCGCTGGCGGCTCCGGACGCATGGGCGCGCAGCGCACAGCTCGAAACCGCATCTCGGCATCAACGCTGTTGCGAAGATGGCCAAGGTGATCGTGGCAGTGGAGGAGAGGTTTCCTCCGCTCTTTGAGAAACGCAGACATCAACTAGTGGGTTCGCCGACTCTCAATGTGGGGATTATTTCTGGCGGGATCCAGGTGAACCAGGTGCCGGATTCGTGCGTGATTGAGATCGACCGCCGCTTAATTGCCGGTGAAACGAAGGAGTCAGTCCGGGGCGAGTTCGAGAGCTTTCTTGCTGAATTGCGAGCCCACGATCCGGAGTTGGAGGTTGAAGTGGAGGCGCCCACGATCGAAGACTATCCGCTGGAAACCCCCGTTACCGAGAGGATTGTTCAGGTCGTGATGGGGGTGTCACAGGAAGTAGCGGGTCGCGGGCGCGCTATCGGCGTGCCCTACGGTTCGGATGCCAGCAAGCTGGCGAAGGCCGGGATCCCAGCCGTCATTCTTGGCCCTGGTAGCATCGACCAAGCCCACGCCGCGGAAGAGTTTGTGGAGTTGGATCAGGTGGCGCTTGCTGCGGAAATTTACGCGCGCGCCATTTTGGAGTTTTGA
- a CDS encoding threonine/serine dehydratase, whose product MSSPTKRDDSVTLEDVRAAYARVAPEIIRTPLVLSDAATDLAGVPVYLKLENLQRTGAFKIRGALSKVTSFTPEERQHGIICASTGNHGLAVAYASARFGARCVVVLPDNASPHKVALVRKLGAEIITDGRASDARQQKVDQFTQERGYKQVHPFSDPVLIAGQGTVGLEILEDLPEADEVYVPIGGGGLISGIAVAIKEQKPSVRIYGVEPENSNAMFEALRYSEPVPLPRVDTIADGLAARITEGLNYSIVSHYVDEVILVSDREILEATFFLLEHARLLVEPSAAASFVGLLSNPKRRGKAVAVISGGNVTLQQIQKFQKAQEI is encoded by the coding sequence ATGAGTTCGCCAACAAAAAGAGATGATTCGGTCACGCTTGAAGACGTCAGAGCAGCATACGCCCGTGTTGCTCCAGAGATTATTCGCACTCCCTTAGTGCTCAGCGATGCTGCCACCGATCTCGCGGGGGTTCCGGTCTACCTGAAGCTGGAGAATTTGCAGCGCACGGGAGCCTTTAAGATCCGCGGAGCCTTAAGCAAGGTAACAAGCTTTACGCCGGAAGAACGGCAGCACGGCATAATCTGTGCCAGCACGGGAAACCATGGGCTGGCAGTGGCGTACGCGTCCGCGCGGTTTGGCGCACGATGCGTCGTTGTACTTCCGGACAATGCCAGCCCCCATAAGGTTGCTTTAGTCAGGAAATTGGGGGCCGAGATTATCACGGATGGGAGGGCTTCGGACGCTCGGCAGCAAAAGGTTGACCAGTTCACCCAGGAGCGAGGCTACAAGCAAGTCCATCCATTTTCTGACCCGGTACTGATTGCGGGTCAGGGAACGGTCGGATTAGAGATTTTGGAAGATTTGCCCGAAGCAGATGAAGTATATGTTCCCATTGGGGGCGGAGGGTTGATTTCGGGCATTGCTGTTGCGATCAAGGAACAGAAGCCTTCGGTGCGCATTTATGGCGTGGAACCGGAGAACTCTAACGCCATGTTCGAGGCTCTACGCTACTCGGAACCGGTTCCACTGCCCCGAGTCGACACTATTGCGGACGGACTGGCCGCCCGGATCACGGAGGGCTTGAATTACTCCATCGTCTCCCACTACGTTGATGAGGTTATTCTGGTCAGCGATCGCGAAATTCTGGAAGCAACATTTTTCCTTCTGGAACATGCCAGGCTTTTGGTGGAGCCCTCGGCCGCGGCAAGCTTCGTGGGGCTTTTGTCGAATCCAAAAAGGCGAGGGAAGGCAGTTGCCGTGATCAGCGGGGGTAATGTCACCTTACAGCAGATTCAGAAATTCCAGAAAGCTCAAGAAATCTGA
- a CDS encoding SDR family oxidoreductase: MDLFNLDGCVALVTGGAGGIGAAAALALAEAGANVAIVGHVQDPEETRLSIEKMGRRSLAFRGDLAETGFQDKVVEGTLKEWGHIDILVNNAGAITRAPVADYSEEDWDRVIGLNLTAVFRMCQRVGRLMIKQKRGKIINVASLLSFSGGIRVPAYAASKGAVAQVTKAISNEWASLNINVNAIAPGYILTKLSRSLYEDPLRSARITERIPAGRWGNAEDLKGAIIFLASRASDYVHGHILIVDGGWMAR; encoded by the coding sequence GTGGATCTCTTCAATCTCGATGGATGTGTGGCTCTGGTTACGGGAGGGGCAGGGGGAATCGGTGCGGCGGCAGCACTGGCGTTAGCGGAAGCCGGCGCTAACGTGGCCATTGTGGGTCATGTTCAGGACCCTGAGGAGACCCGGCTGTCTATCGAGAAAATGGGTCGCCGTTCGCTTGCCTTTCGAGGCGATCTGGCTGAAACCGGGTTTCAAGATAAAGTCGTCGAGGGAACACTCAAGGAATGGGGGCATATTGACATTCTGGTGAATAACGCCGGGGCGATCACGCGCGCCCCGGTGGCGGATTACTCTGAGGAGGACTGGGATCGTGTCATTGGGTTGAATTTGACCGCCGTATTTCGAATGTGTCAGCGCGTTGGGCGTTTGATGATCAAACAGAAGCGCGGCAAGATCATCAATGTGGCATCCTTATTGAGCTTCTCGGGCGGGATACGAGTTCCCGCCTACGCGGCCAGCAAGGGCGCCGTTGCGCAGGTGACGAAGGCGATCTCCAACGAATGGGCCTCTCTGAATATTAACGTCAATGCAATAGCACCCGGCTATATTTTGACGAAGCTCTCTCGCTCTTTGTATGAGGACCCGCTCCGGTCTGCACGAATTACCGAACGCATCCCGGCCGGGCGTTGGGGGAATGCAGAAGATTTGAAGGGCGCAATTATTTTCCTGGCCTCACGTGCATCCGATTATGTCCACGGTCACATCTTGATCGTC
- a CDS encoding Gfo/Idh/MocA family oxidoreductase has translation MEKLRIGLIGCGAFGESHLATMIGIPFLQVVAVTDVIPERAQKLAGRYGVPRVVRDFRELCALSDVDAVSVVTTEDQHLEPVLFALDQGKHVFVEKPMATRVSEAEKMMEAAQKAGLLLMPGHILRFETKYATVKEMLASGQQGRAVFIYARRNRPKREGAIYNRTPLPFETIIHDIDTMLWYTEAKVKRVRAYERQVVVKNGADLFCSTLEFENGALGMIQTMWLLPDGTAVLDDCMQVVTTSAVANIDVTHSGLTVWGEEGQLSPDVSYEPRLRGGVFGALREELSYFALCVLSGRQPTVVTAKDGVEAVRVASALVESAHSDKEVELASGL, from the coding sequence ATGGAGAAGCTACGCATAGGTCTCATCGGGTGCGGCGCTTTCGGGGAAAGCCATCTTGCGACAATGATAGGCATTCCATTCTTGCAGGTGGTAGCAGTTACTGACGTCATTCCGGAGCGGGCCCAAAAACTCGCGGGCCGATATGGTGTACCCCGCGTCGTGCGAGACTTCCGCGAACTCTGTGCGCTCAGTGATGTGGATGCGGTGAGCGTTGTCACCACTGAGGATCAGCACTTGGAGCCTGTCCTCTTCGCGCTTGACCAAGGGAAGCATGTGTTCGTCGAGAAACCAATGGCCACGCGCGTCAGTGAGGCCGAGAAAATGATGGAGGCCGCTCAGAAAGCCGGGCTTCTGCTAATGCCGGGCCATATTCTGCGGTTTGAGACCAAGTACGCGACCGTGAAAGAAATGCTTGCCTCGGGACAGCAAGGTCGCGCTGTGTTCATTTACGCTCGACGGAACCGCCCGAAAAGAGAAGGCGCCATTTACAACCGCACACCGCTCCCTTTCGAGACCATTATCCACGATATTGATACCATGCTCTGGTATACGGAGGCCAAGGTAAAGCGAGTACGCGCCTACGAGCGTCAAGTGGTCGTCAAGAACGGTGCGGACTTGTTCTGCTCTACGCTGGAGTTTGAGAACGGCGCCCTGGGAATGATTCAAACGATGTGGCTGCTTCCAGACGGCACAGCGGTTCTGGACGATTGCATGCAGGTGGTCACCACCTCGGCGGTCGCCAATATTGACGTCACGCATTCGGGTCTCACTGTTTGGGGAGAAGAGGGTCAATTATCTCCGGACGTTAGCTACGAACCTCGTTTGCGCGGCGGTGTCTTTGGGGCTTTACGAGAGGAGCTCAGCTACTTTGCGCTTTGCGTTCTTTCGGGTCGCCAACCCACCGTGGTCACGGCCAAAGATGGGGTGGAAGCAGTCCGCGTGGCTTCCGCGCTGGTGGAATCGGCCCACTCTGACAAAGAGGTGGAGTTGGCGAGCGGCCTTTAA
- a CDS encoding tetratricopeptide repeat protein: MKFHPGSAPIRSTTGSSKTHNHMIRVHRSGNIMLCIVFLGAYPLQADSGQESQLNTKSSRQAQIQIRQAEKAEKSGNWDEALKGYMEALKFKPRSTTLAAKIGAIYYNRHDYERALTYLQDALKISPRNFEATKFAGIAAYRLNKFAAAVPLLEKAALLRANDPGVHYWLGVAYYAQGNPGKAVDELRESLRYNQKDIETLYMLGKIQWELSQRAWQEMREIDPDSYRVHQLMAEYYANKGNLPEAIEQYKLILKKAPDIPGFRASLGDLYLRTGQDRDAEEQFHDELKIDGHSFVAYYGLAKLAFQQLRYQDSVEDASWAIREKPEFGEAYLLLGNVYSRMGEYRRAVEALENAAHILPADPSPHYLLMQIYTKLGETELADKEKEAFERLSAAAKSQGPSVH; the protein is encoded by the coding sequence ATGAAATTTCATCCCGGGTCCGCCCCTATTCGCTCGACAACTGGCAGCAGCAAAACGCATAACCACATGATAAGAGTCCACAGAAGCGGGAACATAATGTTATGCATAGTGTTCCTCGGCGCATACCCTCTACAAGCTGATAGCGGTCAGGAAAGCCAGCTCAACACTAAGAGTTCGCGGCAGGCCCAGATCCAAATCCGGCAAGCCGAAAAAGCAGAAAAGAGCGGGAATTGGGATGAAGCTCTAAAAGGTTACATGGAAGCTCTGAAATTTAAGCCGCGTTCGACGACCCTGGCCGCTAAAATAGGCGCCATTTACTATAACCGCCATGACTATGAGAGGGCGCTTACCTATCTTCAAGATGCGCTCAAGATAAGCCCTCGTAACTTTGAAGCCACAAAGTTTGCTGGAATTGCAGCTTATCGCCTGAACAAGTTTGCCGCAGCCGTTCCACTCCTTGAAAAGGCCGCGCTTTTGCGAGCAAACGATCCAGGAGTTCACTATTGGCTGGGAGTTGCTTACTACGCCCAAGGTAACCCTGGAAAGGCAGTGGATGAACTCCGCGAATCACTTCGATACAACCAGAAAGACATTGAGACGCTCTACATGCTGGGAAAGATTCAATGGGAGTTGTCCCAGCGGGCGTGGCAAGAAATGCGTGAAATCGATCCCGACTCATACCGAGTCCACCAATTGATGGCGGAGTATTACGCGAATAAGGGCAACCTTCCAGAGGCGATTGAACAGTACAAGCTGATTTTAAAAAAAGCTCCGGACATACCCGGCTTTCGGGCCTCGTTGGGAGATTTATATCTGCGTACGGGCCAGGATCGAGATGCAGAGGAGCAATTCCACGACGAATTGAAAATTGACGGTCATAGTTTCGTTGCGTATTACGGACTGGCGAAGCTAGCCTTTCAGCAACTTAGGTACCAGGACTCCGTTGAGGACGCCTCATGGGCCATCCGGGAAAAGCCTGAGTTTGGCGAGGCCTATTTGTTGCTCGGAAATGTGTACTCACGGATGGGTGAATACCGTCGCGCTGTGGAAGCCCTCGAAAACGCCGCGCACATCTTGCCTGCTGATCCATCTCCACACTACCTGCTGATGCAGATTTATACGAAGCTTGGGGAAACCGAACTGGCAGACAAGGAGAAAGAGGCTTTCGAGAGACTCAGCGCGGCAGCGAAATCACAAGGGCCGTCGGTTCATTAA